The candidate division KSB1 bacterium genome has a segment encoding these proteins:
- a CDS encoding polyprenyl synthetase family protein, whose amino-acid sequence APDELRRLGALGEKVGMAFQITDDVLDYVGQPDKTGKPPAQDLKERKVTLPLLKALERSTPEERQLVDSFLRSTSGDSGADRILEIVRRRGGAEAALDEARRFQRQARSLLNSFQPGPHRSALAALIDFVVDREN is encoded by the coding sequence TGGCGCCGGACGAGCTAAGACGCCTCGGCGCCCTCGGCGAAAAAGTCGGAATGGCGTTCCAGATCACAGACGATGTGCTCGATTACGTGGGCCAACCCGACAAGACGGGCAAACCGCCTGCGCAGGATCTGAAGGAACGGAAGGTAACCTTGCCTCTCCTCAAGGCCCTCGAGCGATCCACACCGGAGGAGAGACAGCTGGTCGACTCTTTCCTGAGGAGCACGTCGGGGGACTCGGGGGCGGACCGAATTCTCGAGATCGTCCGGAGGCGCGGGGGGGCGGAGGCGGCCCTGGACGAGGCCCGGCGCTTCCAACGCCAGGCCCGCTCTCTCCTAAATTCCTTCCAACCAGGCCCACACCGCAGCGCGCTGGCCGCGTTG